A genome region from Coffea arabica cultivar ET-39 chromosome 7e, Coffea Arabica ET-39 HiFi, whole genome shotgun sequence includes the following:
- the LOC113701808 gene encoding uncharacterized protein isoform X4: MMGFGYWGGGGPSPSSSSAAASSSASSNLSPLAPPFNVERFSLRPPTSNPSVQLSDSQPYAAAHVTWQYSNPSAPTCRPHVYQKCDLNLDSTRTTSVPIGNDYHFGYSVPQSNSDPQTTHWSSVNPCAKSSSSATFSYDAKVNSYYSPYVSPVVDHDSPLLALTEPSYDTLPSSGLLSSPNVPSQVDYTQSLSGLEYPPHWHTGWSGLIDSKRGKRAELDMGFSLDITNAGDSRAYGNHMNQGYHTVEYGDILEKDSSISFGQFSDANGREYANGLIRMEPVDNTSLLAQKILSPPFDYSRTNISSTSFQISASDSPCSSLELPKNLFDFQNSQNAYEKCILPHDSSVNGSLSVTKSPALVIRPPVTRKAGKTVDTGNGSSGKTVDTSNGSLGKTVDTGNLAAIHLKGGLGSSCPAKGKEHQILFDHEVEEGSLISSQLKYQKEGNGQLFFVPSAVTEELSCNPQIWDGINSISKSKSGSQVPSINVSDGSSLSGDCFQAIKSSDNVPDSLDHHNFAVDSPCWKGAPASHFSPLDVETEKTHPFEKKVDRYCQLDLQVDESFSLPNDSIRCSSAKEGEDKVHECNSAGRGISHISENISEADCTARQVKSIDAVKARFKGPSEGVQPCEAYNKPREDCNLQTQSKNDSDLKSSGIKQVGVEDFIPSVLNFHSSVMDSVLNTSVTAEGSVAVRAAENVLRSPSSEEGAAEQATQHGCESAPKIDVQSLVKALQNLSELLVFNCITDSSALKDEDLEALKHVMSNLDVLASRKMEYFIQPQERIFRQQVTCHKIQNSVDPHVSNAAGRHQFENEVGTNSHCHLDFQNTDDEMGNHNVTQEKNEKLQPLSPVTDGLEVLKDDNMAQAIKKVLEENFHSGEEMDSQALLFKNSWLEAEAKLCSISYRARFDRMKIEIEKLKSNQKKENAAALENMSTSSSHDLRISDVPPPKVDGSLQKTTICSSSLSSTSNPNDVEASVMTRFHILKCHDDSRSPNVVREDAVMADDLCSDEMPFVKDQFLDGRLNVAVAPNSQKKYDINQGQADLNIGCSQNEAVKDDLSSNRNIDNVDAAIMTRFNILKCRDDLKGTNLVWEHAGLVDAVYSDTMRFSKDQSEDGGLNLAVEPDSLKTGDVNQGHVSFHVGGSGYELIGNMC, from the exons ATGATGGGTTTTGGGTATTGGGGTGGTGGAGGACCCTctccatcatcatcatcagcaGCAGCATCTTCAtcggcctcctccaatttaTCACCTTTAGCCCCACCTTTTAATGTTGAGCGATTTAGTTTAAGACCACCCACTTCGAACCCTTCTGTGCAATTATCTGATTCGCAGCCTTATGCTGCTGCTCATGTAACCTGGCAATATTCAAACCCTTCAGCTCCTACTTGTAGGCCCCATGTGTATCAGAAATGTGATTTGAACCTTGACTCTACTAGGACCACTTCTGTACCTATAGGAAATGACTACCATTTTGGGTATTCAGTTCCCCAGTCTAATAGTGATCCTCAAACCACTCATTGGTCCAGTGTGAATCCTTGTGCTAAATCTTCCTCCTCTGCTACTTTCTCTTACGATGCTAAGGTGAATTCGTATTACTCCCCTTATGTTTCCCCAGTGGTCGACCATGATTCTCCCCTGCTTGCCCTTACTGAACCCAGTTATGACACTTTGCCCTCTTCTGGCTTGTTATCTTCGCCAAATGTGCCTTCTCAAGTTGATTATACTCAGAGCTTATCTGGTTTGGAGTACCCGCCACACTGGCATACTGGCTGGAGTGGATTAATTGATTCAAAGCGGGGTAAACGAGCAGAACTTGATATGGGTTTCTCCTTGGATATCACAAATGCTGGTGATTCACGTGCTTATGGCAACCATATGAATCAAG GTTATCATACTGTTGAATACGGGGACATACTTGAAAAGGATTCTAGCATTTCTTTTGGGCAATTTTCTGATGCCAATGGAAGAGAATACGCTAATGGTTTGATAAGGATGGAACCTGTGGATAATACATCACTTTTGGCTCAAAAAATTCTCTCCCCTCCTTTTGATTACTCAAGGACAAATATTTCAAGTACCAGTTTTCAAATTTCAGCATCTGACTCTCCATGTTCATCTTTGGAGTTGCCTAAGAATTTATTTGACTTTCAGAATTCTCAGAATGCCTATGAGAAATGCATCCTGCCACATGATTCTAGCGTTAATGGTTCTTTATCTGTAACAAAATCTCCGGCTTTGGTGATTAGACCACCAGTAACCCGAAAAGCAGGCAAAACTGTTGATACTGGTAATGGTTCTTCAGGCAAAACTGTTGATACTAGTAATGGTTCTTTAGGCAAGACTGTTGATACTGGTAATCTTGCAGCCATTCATCTGAAAGGAGGACTGGGTAGCAGTTGTCCTGCTAAAGGAAAAGAACATCAGATTTTGTTTGATCATGAAGTTGAAGAAGGTTCCTTAATCTCAAGTCAGCTCAAGTATCAGAAAGAAGGTAATGGCCAGCTATTTTTTGTACCATCTGCTGTGACGGAGGAACTATCATGCAATCCCCAGATTTGGGATGGCATAAATAGTATTTCGAAATCAAAATCTGGATCACAAGTCCCAAGTATTAATGTCTCAGATGGCTCTTCACTGTCAGGAGACTGCTTTCAAGCTATCAAGTCTTCTGACAATGTACCAGATTCTTTAGATCATCATAATTTTGCTGTGGATTCTCCCTGCTGGAAAGGAGCCCCAGCTTCTCACTTCTCTCCATTGGATGTGGAAACCGAAAAAACACATCCATTTGAAAAGAAAGTGGATAGATATTGTCAGTTggatcttcaagttgatgaGAGTTTTTCTCTGCCAAATGATTCTATAAGATGCTCCTCTGCAAAAGAAGGTGAAGACAAAGTGCACGAATGTAACAGTGCAGGGAGAGGCATATCACATATTTCAGAGAATATTTCAGAAGCTGATTGCACTGCCAGACAAGTAAAGTCAATTGATGCTGTAAAAGCCAGATTTAAAGGCCCAAGTGAAGGAGTTCAACCTTGTGAGGCTTACAATAAGCCTAGAGAAGATTGCAACCTGCAGACACAATCAAAGAATGATTCTGATTTGAAATCTTCAGGCATCAAACAAGTTGGAGTCGAAGATTTTATCCCTTCAGTTCTGAATTTTCACTCTTCAGTTATGGACTCTGTGTTGAACACCAGTGTCACTGCAGAAGGTTCTGTTGCTGTTCGTGCAGCTGAAAATGTTCTTCGTTCTCCTTCCTCTGAAGAAGGTGCTGCTGAGCAAGCAACACAGCATGGATGTGAATCGGCTCCCAAAATAGATGTTCAATCATTAGTTAAAGCATTGCAGAACCTTTCGGAGTTGCTTGTCTTCAACTGTATAACTGATTCATCTGCACTAAAAGATGAAGACTTAGAGGCCCTTAAGCATGTAATGAGCAATCTGGATGTGCTTGCTTCAAGGAAAATGGAGTATTTCATTCAACCACAAGAGCGAATATTTCGGCAGCAAGTTACTTGTCATAAAATTCAAAACTCCGTTGATCCTCATGTG AGCAATGCTGCAGGCAGACATCAGTTTGAAAATGAAGTGGGTACAAATTCTCATTGCCATCTTGATTTTCAAAATACCGATGATGAGATGGGGAATCACAATGTTACCcaggaaaaaaatgagaagcTTCAGCCCCTTTCTCCTGTAACAGATGGTTTAGAAGTATTGAAAGATGATAATATGGCCCAG GCAATAAAGAAGGTCCTCGAGGAAAATTTTCATTCTGGGGAAGAAATGGATTCACAAGCTCTCCTTTTTAAGAACTCGTGGCTTGAGGCTGAAGCTAAATTGTGTTCCATTAGTTACAGAGCTCGCTTTGATAGGATGAAGATTGAGATAGAGAAATTGAAATCCAACCAGAAAAAAG AAAATGCAGCTGCTTTGGAGAATATGTCAACTTCTAGTTCACATGACTTGAGAATATCTGATGTGCCACCACCTAAGGTTGATGGCTCGCTGCAAAAGACTACAATCTGCAGCTCAAGTTTGAGCTCAACCAGTAATCCTAATGATGTTGAGGCCTCTGTTATGACCAGATTCCATATCTTAAAATGCCATGATGACTCAAGAAGTCCGAATGTGGTAAGAGAAGATGCAGTTATGGCTGATGATCTCTGTTCGGATGAGATGCCATTTGTTAAAGACCAATTCCTGGATGGAAGACTCAATGTAGCTGTGGCACCtaattctcaaaaaaaatatgatattaATCAAGGGCAGGCTGACTTGAATATAGGTTGTTCCCAAAATGAAGCAGTCAAAGATGATTTGAGCTCAAATAGGAATATCGATAATGTTGATGCAGCCATTATGACCAGATTCAATATCTTAAAATGCCGCGATGACCTGAAAGGGACAAATTTGGTATGGGAACATGCAGGTTTAGTTGATGCTGTCTATTCTGATACCATGCGGTTTAGTAAAGATCAATCGGAGGATGGTGGATTAAATTTAGCTGTGGAACCTGATTCTCTCAAAACAGGTGATGTTAACCAAGGCCATGTTAGCTTTCATGTTGGTGGTTCTGGATATGAATTG ATTGGGAACATGTGCTAA
- the LOC113701808 gene encoding uncharacterized protein isoform X3: MMGFGYWGGGGPSPSSSSAAASSSASSNLSPLAPPFNVERFSLRPPTSNPSVQLSDSQPYAAAHVTWQYSNPSAPTCRPHVYQKCDLNLDSTRTTSVPIGNDYHFGYSVPQSNSDPQTTHWSSVNPCAKSSSSATFSYDAKVNSYYSPYVSPVVDHDSPLLALTEPSYDTLPSSGLLSSPNVPSQVDYTQSLSGLEYPPHWHTGWSGLIDSKRGKRAELDMGFSLDITNAGDSRAYGNHMNQGYHTVEYGDILEKDSSISFGQFSDANGREYANGLIRMEPVDNTSLLAQKILSPPFDYSRTNISSTSFQISASDSPCSSLELPKNLFDFQNSQNAYEKCILPHDSSVNGSLSVTKSPALVIRPPVTRKAGKTVDTGNGSSGKTVDTSNGSLGKTVDTGNLAAIHLKGGLGSSCPAKGKEHQILFDHEVEEGSLISSQLKYQKEGNGQLFFVPSAVTEELSCNPQIWDGINSISKSKSGSQVPSINVSDGSSLSGDCFQAIKSSDNVPDSLDHHNFAVDSPCWKGAPASHFSPLDVETEKTHPFEKKVDRYCQLDLQVDESFSLPNDSIRCSSAKEGEDKVHECNSAGRGISHISENISEADCTARQVKSIDAVKARFKGPSEGVQPCEAYNKPREDCNLQTQSKNDSDLKSSGIKQVGVEDFIPSVLNFHSSVMDSVLNTSVTAEGSVAVRAAENVLRSPSSEEGAAEQATQHGCESAPKIDVQSLVKALQNLSELLVFNCITDSSALKDEDLEALKHVMSNLDVLASRKMEYFIQPQERIFRQQVTCHKIQNSVDPHVSNAAGRHQFENEVGTNSHCHLDFQNTDDEMGNHNVTQEKNEKLQPLSPVTDGLEVLKDDNMAQAIKKVLEENFHSGEEMDSQALLFKNSWLEAEAKLCSISYRARFDRMKIEIEKLKSNQKKENAAALENMSTSSSHDLRISDVPPPKVDGSLQKTTICSSSLSSTSNPNDVEASVMTRFHILKCHDDSRSPNVVREDAVMADDLCSDEMPFVKDQFLDGRLNVAVAPNSQKKYDINQGQADLNIGCSQNEAVKDDLSSNRNIDNVDAAIMTRFNILKCRDDLKGTNLVWEHAGLVDAVYSDTMRFSKDQSEDGGLNLAVEPDSLKTDVAVNQSSAMHGRGNHFSLGFNDNCSSDWEHVLKDDVSWH, from the exons ATGATGGGTTTTGGGTATTGGGGTGGTGGAGGACCCTctccatcatcatcatcagcaGCAGCATCTTCAtcggcctcctccaatttaTCACCTTTAGCCCCACCTTTTAATGTTGAGCGATTTAGTTTAAGACCACCCACTTCGAACCCTTCTGTGCAATTATCTGATTCGCAGCCTTATGCTGCTGCTCATGTAACCTGGCAATATTCAAACCCTTCAGCTCCTACTTGTAGGCCCCATGTGTATCAGAAATGTGATTTGAACCTTGACTCTACTAGGACCACTTCTGTACCTATAGGAAATGACTACCATTTTGGGTATTCAGTTCCCCAGTCTAATAGTGATCCTCAAACCACTCATTGGTCCAGTGTGAATCCTTGTGCTAAATCTTCCTCCTCTGCTACTTTCTCTTACGATGCTAAGGTGAATTCGTATTACTCCCCTTATGTTTCCCCAGTGGTCGACCATGATTCTCCCCTGCTTGCCCTTACTGAACCCAGTTATGACACTTTGCCCTCTTCTGGCTTGTTATCTTCGCCAAATGTGCCTTCTCAAGTTGATTATACTCAGAGCTTATCTGGTTTGGAGTACCCGCCACACTGGCATACTGGCTGGAGTGGATTAATTGATTCAAAGCGGGGTAAACGAGCAGAACTTGATATGGGTTTCTCCTTGGATATCACAAATGCTGGTGATTCACGTGCTTATGGCAACCATATGAATCAAG GTTATCATACTGTTGAATACGGGGACATACTTGAAAAGGATTCTAGCATTTCTTTTGGGCAATTTTCTGATGCCAATGGAAGAGAATACGCTAATGGTTTGATAAGGATGGAACCTGTGGATAATACATCACTTTTGGCTCAAAAAATTCTCTCCCCTCCTTTTGATTACTCAAGGACAAATATTTCAAGTACCAGTTTTCAAATTTCAGCATCTGACTCTCCATGTTCATCTTTGGAGTTGCCTAAGAATTTATTTGACTTTCAGAATTCTCAGAATGCCTATGAGAAATGCATCCTGCCACATGATTCTAGCGTTAATGGTTCTTTATCTGTAACAAAATCTCCGGCTTTGGTGATTAGACCACCAGTAACCCGAAAAGCAGGCAAAACTGTTGATACTGGTAATGGTTCTTCAGGCAAAACTGTTGATACTAGTAATGGTTCTTTAGGCAAGACTGTTGATACTGGTAATCTTGCAGCCATTCATCTGAAAGGAGGACTGGGTAGCAGTTGTCCTGCTAAAGGAAAAGAACATCAGATTTTGTTTGATCATGAAGTTGAAGAAGGTTCCTTAATCTCAAGTCAGCTCAAGTATCAGAAAGAAGGTAATGGCCAGCTATTTTTTGTACCATCTGCTGTGACGGAGGAACTATCATGCAATCCCCAGATTTGGGATGGCATAAATAGTATTTCGAAATCAAAATCTGGATCACAAGTCCCAAGTATTAATGTCTCAGATGGCTCTTCACTGTCAGGAGACTGCTTTCAAGCTATCAAGTCTTCTGACAATGTACCAGATTCTTTAGATCATCATAATTTTGCTGTGGATTCTCCCTGCTGGAAAGGAGCCCCAGCTTCTCACTTCTCTCCATTGGATGTGGAAACCGAAAAAACACATCCATTTGAAAAGAAAGTGGATAGATATTGTCAGTTggatcttcaagttgatgaGAGTTTTTCTCTGCCAAATGATTCTATAAGATGCTCCTCTGCAAAAGAAGGTGAAGACAAAGTGCACGAATGTAACAGTGCAGGGAGAGGCATATCACATATTTCAGAGAATATTTCAGAAGCTGATTGCACTGCCAGACAAGTAAAGTCAATTGATGCTGTAAAAGCCAGATTTAAAGGCCCAAGTGAAGGAGTTCAACCTTGTGAGGCTTACAATAAGCCTAGAGAAGATTGCAACCTGCAGACACAATCAAAGAATGATTCTGATTTGAAATCTTCAGGCATCAAACAAGTTGGAGTCGAAGATTTTATCCCTTCAGTTCTGAATTTTCACTCTTCAGTTATGGACTCTGTGTTGAACACCAGTGTCACTGCAGAAGGTTCTGTTGCTGTTCGTGCAGCTGAAAATGTTCTTCGTTCTCCTTCCTCTGAAGAAGGTGCTGCTGAGCAAGCAACACAGCATGGATGTGAATCGGCTCCCAAAATAGATGTTCAATCATTAGTTAAAGCATTGCAGAACCTTTCGGAGTTGCTTGTCTTCAACTGTATAACTGATTCATCTGCACTAAAAGATGAAGACTTAGAGGCCCTTAAGCATGTAATGAGCAATCTGGATGTGCTTGCTTCAAGGAAAATGGAGTATTTCATTCAACCACAAGAGCGAATATTTCGGCAGCAAGTTACTTGTCATAAAATTCAAAACTCCGTTGATCCTCATGTG AGCAATGCTGCAGGCAGACATCAGTTTGAAAATGAAGTGGGTACAAATTCTCATTGCCATCTTGATTTTCAAAATACCGATGATGAGATGGGGAATCACAATGTTACCcaggaaaaaaatgagaagcTTCAGCCCCTTTCTCCTGTAACAGATGGTTTAGAAGTATTGAAAGATGATAATATGGCCCAG GCAATAAAGAAGGTCCTCGAGGAAAATTTTCATTCTGGGGAAGAAATGGATTCACAAGCTCTCCTTTTTAAGAACTCGTGGCTTGAGGCTGAAGCTAAATTGTGTTCCATTAGTTACAGAGCTCGCTTTGATAGGATGAAGATTGAGATAGAGAAATTGAAATCCAACCAGAAAAAAG AAAATGCAGCTGCTTTGGAGAATATGTCAACTTCTAGTTCACATGACTTGAGAATATCTGATGTGCCACCACCTAAGGTTGATGGCTCGCTGCAAAAGACTACAATCTGCAGCTCAAGTTTGAGCTCAACCAGTAATCCTAATGATGTTGAGGCCTCTGTTATGACCAGATTCCATATCTTAAAATGCCATGATGACTCAAGAAGTCCGAATGTGGTAAGAGAAGATGCAGTTATGGCTGATGATCTCTGTTCGGATGAGATGCCATTTGTTAAAGACCAATTCCTGGATGGAAGACTCAATGTAGCTGTGGCACCtaattctcaaaaaaaatatgatattaATCAAGGGCAGGCTGACTTGAATATAGGTTGTTCCCAAAATGAAGCAGTCAAAGATGATTTGAGCTCAAATAGGAATATCGATAATGTTGATGCAGCCATTATGACCAGATTCAATATCTTAAAATGCCGCGATGACCTGAAAGGGACAAATTTGGTATGGGAACATGCAGGTTTAGTTGATGCTGTCTATTCTGATACCATGCGGTTTAGTAAAGATCAATCGGAGGATGGTGGATTAAATTTAGCTGTGGAACCTGATTCTCTCAAAACAG ATGTTGCAGTAAACCAATCTAGTGCAATGCATGGACGGGGAAACCATTTTTCTCTGGGGTTTAATGATAATTGCTCATCAGATTGGGAACATGTGCTAAAGGACGACGTGTCATGGCATTAA